The following is a genomic window from Pseudomonadota bacterium.
TTGGAGTGCTTTCGATCGGGGTCGTTGCCGGAACGGGGTTTGGTTATCAGTACTATCAAGCATGGAAGACTGAGGAAGGAATTTGGCTGAGAGCACTTAATTCAAACCAAATCAGTGATTTTACATCATATATCAGCGCTTATCCGGAAGGTCGGTATCGAGAGGATGCCATTCGAGCAATAGAGCGGGTTCAACTTGAGAAGAAGAAAGCAGAACTTGCAGCAGATAATGCAACATTCGAATTGTCTAAAGAGGTCAACACTATATTTGCATTTAAAACCTACATTCGCTTGTATCCAAAGGGCACTCATATAGAGCCGGCAAAGTCTGCACTCGCACGTTTGCAAATCGAAAAAACAAGCGAAGAAAAAGCGGCCGCTGAGAGAGCTGCGTGGGCTATAGCAAGCAAAGCTAATACCCGTGCCTCTTATGAAAAGTACCTAAAAGACTTTCCCGGAGGCCCTAATTCCGATAATGCCAAGACAGCCATTAAGTCAATCACAGAAGCAGAGGCCGAACGTAAAAGTCGTTTAGCAAAAGCCGAAGCAAAACGACAAAAAATGCTACAAATTAAAAGCGCCTTCGAAAACGCCCGCAAAGAAGATACTGTTGCTGCCTATCGGATGTTTTTGAGGCAATATCCCGGCAGTGGCAAAGAGGCAGATTGCCGTAATTTTATAGGGTTCTTATATGCAAACGGGAAAAGCGTTGCCAAAGACGCCGCCGAAGGAATTAGATGGTTTCAAGAAGCCGCTGAATTAGGACATACCGAGGCCATGATGAACCTTGCATATCATTATCGCTATGGTCTTGGTGTTCAAAAAAATACGAGCACTGCAGCACAGTGGTATAAAAAGGCTGACGCAGCAAAACACCCCTACGCTAAGCTACACCTCAATGATTTAAAAAAAGAAATGGGAACTCCATAAGCGCTCCATTACAATTAAGTAGGATTATGAGCACGAATTTTATAGGCTAGCCGTATCAGAGACGCTGGCTTGTTCATGATTCTGCGCTAATTACAACTTTCAATGCCTCTTTGGCCATCATCATTCTCAGTGCTTTTTCTGCATGCTCGATCGGCATTTTTGCACTTAATAACAAATCGACAGGAAATCTTGATTGAGCTAATAGGTCCAGCGCCCTACGCACAGTGTCTGGCCGGTGGTGATAAACACCTTTCACAGTAATTTCACTATAATGCAAGAGATGAGCGTCCAAAGACACCTTTGTTTCAGGCTTGCAACCGCCAAATAAATTAACTATTCCTCCTGGCCTCACTGTAGACACGGCGTCCTCCCAAACGGCAGGCTGACCTGTTGCATCAATAGCTATCCAGGTTCCTTCCTTATTTTGGCACAGTGATTTTAGCACTCCAGCTTGACCACCGTCGCGCTTTATCTGAATAACTTTCTTAGCGCCCATTGCCTTCCCAACATCAAGCCGAGACCGATTAGGGTCAGCTAGAATTACACTAAAGCCTAAATCAGCTAATACCCCGACAAAGAGAAGTCCGATAGGGCCACCCCCATATACTGCAATCTCAGTTCCTACCTCATAATTTTCTAAGTTACATGCATCGATACCATGAAGTACGCATGCAAGAGGTTCGGTTAGCGCAGCTCGAGAGAAATTTAGTTCATTAGGAATTTTATGGGTGCTTCGTGCCACGAAGCGCTCAGGAATAAGCAAATACTCTGCATAGGCTCCGTTGAGATACTGAAGATCACGACATAAATTTTCACGATGCATATTGCA
Proteins encoded in this region:
- a CDS encoding alcohol dehydrogenase catalytic domain-containing protein; protein product: MTLPKNMTAAMLIGPEQIEIREVPVVPPSTGELLISVEAATTCGTDVKVFRQGGHARMLHAPTLFGHEVSGRVQAVGKGVQKFLEGDAVVVANSSPCLNCDYCNMHRENLCRDLQYLNGAYAEYLLIPERFVARSTHKIPNELNFSRAALTEPLACVLHGIDACNLENYEVGTEIAVYGGGPIGLLFVGVLADLGFSVILADPNRSRLDVGKAMGAKKVIQIKRDGGQAGVLKSLCQNKEGTWIAIDATGQPAVWEDAVSTVRPGGIVNLFGGCKPETKVSLDAHLLHYSEITVKGVYHHRPDTVRRALDLLAQSRFPVDLLLSAKMPIEHAEKALRMMMAKEALKVVISAES
- a CDS encoding FHA domain-containing protein, with protein sequence MSDHFFFEIKTSALENNGVVIGSDKELCDYVANAPKISRRHARLTVSGAEFLIEDLNSESAIVVNGRQLKPFCPTQIAPQTVVKIGETEIELKIIPDKDSLDLSLTAAGAPLRHSQKSRLGVLAMVILFGVLSIGVVAGTGFGYQYYQAWKTEEGIWLRALNSNQISDFTSYISAYPEGRYREDAIRAIERVQLEKKKAELAADNATFELSKEVNTIFAFKTYIRLYPKGTHIEPAKSALARLQIEKTSEEKAAAERAAWAIASKANTRASYEKYLKDFPGGPNSDNAKTAIKSITEAEAERKSRLAKAEAKRQKMLQIKSAFENARKEDTVAAYRMFLRQYPGSGKEADCRNFIGFLYANGKSVAKDAAEGIRWFQEAAELGHTEAMMNLAYHYRYGLGVQKNTSTAAQWYKKADAAKHPYAKLHLNDLKKEMGTP